Proteins encoded together in one Hevea brasiliensis isolate MT/VB/25A 57/8 chromosome 16, ASM3005281v1, whole genome shotgun sequence window:
- the LOC110657675 gene encoding N-terminal acetyltransferase B complex auxiliary subunit NAA25 isoform X1 encodes MASKFGLAGGIPERRVRQIWDAVDSRQFKNALKLSAALLSKYPNSPYALALKALILERMGKSDEALAICLNAKELLYKNESMLMDDLTLSTLQIVFQRLDHLELGTSCYEYACSKFPNNLELMMGLFNCYVREYSFVKQQQTAIKMYKLVGEERFLLWAVCSIQLQVFCGNGGEKLLLLAEGLLKKHVASHSLHEPEALIVYISILEQQAKYGDALEILSGKLGSLLMIEVDKLRIQGRLLAQSGDFAAGANTYQKILELCPDDWECFLHYLGCLLEDDSSWSNGVNGDPVHPPKFVECTVSHLTDEVLNSRLSNASAFLLKFQVDANNCFLRGPYLAILEIERRRHLYGKSNYDDIMKALIQYFFKFGHLACFTSDVEMFLQVLTPDNKMEFLEKVMKGTNSLPTIPTKVLGLSITAFKIQQLIGNIDKVPVVEHEALAGQMVEMYWKSLPLSKGLDPQESMHGEELLSMTCSVLVQLYWRTRHLGYFLEAIMVLEFGLTIRRYVWQYKILLLHLYSHLGALSLAYEWYKSLDVKNILMETVSHHILPHMLLSPLWVDLSNLLKDYLRFMDDHFRESADLTFLAYRHRNYSKVIEFVQFKEQLQRSNQYLVARVESPILQLKQRADSIEEEEGVLESLNCGIHFVELSNEITSKTLTFNEDFQSRPWWTPVPGKNYLLGPFEGISYCPKENLTKEREENVRRVIERKSLLPRMIYLSIQSASVSLKENAEVNGSMSEPKISSELKFLLERYAKMLGSSLTDAIEVVMGVSTGLKSSEAFGSDTVDWLNFAVFLNAWNLNSHELSQPGGDQCGHTWHNVDTLLDKHISEKARSMESLICFPGGDLPTLVQLVTEPLAWHGLVLQSCVRSSLPSGKKKKKGGPAEHSTSQLSSTIRDSIDSSCSIVEEVAKWIRDQIKRPEDEVVEIILSSLRKKGQGEGPGLVFRILESFMSSIDEVELGSRISQAVKSWSHVDVARKIVTGSSTVLSEFLRICESKIKSLQALKRQMAQV; translated from the exons ATGGCGTCCAAGTTCGGCTTAGCTGGTGGTATACCGGAGCGGCGGGTCCGACAGATATGGGACGCCGTAGATTCTCGGCAGTTCAAGAACGCTCTGAAACTGTCCGCTGCTTTGCTTTCTAAATACCCTAATTCACCTTACGCTCTT GCATTGAAAGCTTTAATCTTGGAAAGGATGGGTAAATCTGATGAAGCATTAGCCATTTGCTTAAATGCCAAGGAACTTTTATATAAGAATGAGTCTATGTTAATGGATGATCTCACTCTCAGTACTTTGCAGATTGTTTTCCAACGGCTTGATCACT TGGAATTGGGTACTAGCTGTTATGAGTATGCTTGTAGTAAATTTCCAAATAATTTGGAATTAATGATGGGGCTTTTCAACTGTTATGTTCGAGAATATTCATTCGTCAAGCAGCAACAG ACAGCCATCAAAATGTACAAGCTTGTTGGTGAAGAAAGGTTTTTGCTCTGGGCTGTTTGTAGTATCCAGCTACAG GTGTTTTGTGGCAATGGAGGAGAGAAACTTTTACTCTTAGCCGAAGGCTTACTTAAGAAGCATGTTGCTTCCCATAGTTTGCATGAACCTGAAG CTCTTATTGTATATATATCCATACTGGAACAGCAAGCAAAGTATGGTGATGCATTGGAAATTCTATCTGGGAAATTAGGATCACTTCTAATGATTGAAGTTGATAAGTTACGCATACAG GGGAGGCTGCTTGCTCAGTCAGGTGACTTTGctgcaggagccaacacatatcaGAAGATTTTAGAATTATG CCCTGATGATTGGGAGTGTTTCCTACATTATCTAGGCTGCTTGCTGGAGGATGACAGCAGCTGGAGTAATGGAGTGAATGGTGATCCAGTTCACCCCCCTAAATTTGTGGAATGCACAGTCTCTCACTTGACAGATGAAGTG TTGAATTCTCGTTTATCAAATGCATCAGCGTTTTTGCTAAAGTTCCAGGTGGATGCCAATAATTGTTTTCTAAGAGGTCCATATTtggcaattcttgaaattgaaaggCGGCGACACTTATATGGAAAGAGCAACTATGATGATATAATGAAAGCTCTAATACAATATTTTTTCAA GTTTGGTCACTTGGCCTGCTTCACTTCTGATGTTGAAATGTTTCTTCAAGTCCTAACTCCTGATAACAAGATGGAGTTTCTAGAGAAAGTAATGAAAGGCACCAACTCCCTTCCAACAATTCCAACTAAAGTTCTTGGGCTGTCAATAACTGCATTCAAAATTCAGCAGTTGATTGGAAACATAGACAAGGTCCCTGTTGTTG AACACGAGGCCTTAGCTGGACAAATGGTGGAGATGTATTGGAAAAGTCTTCCACTATCAAAGGGACTGGATCCACAAGAAAGTATGCATGGAGAAGAGCTGCTATCTATGACGTGCAGTGTGCTGGTTCAG TTGTACTGGAGGACAAGACATCTGGGCTACTTCCTGGAGGCGATTATGGTTTTGGAGTTTGGGTTGACTATCCGACG ATATGTATGGCAGTACAAGATCTTATTGCTGCACTTGTATTCACACTTGGGTGCCCTTTCATTAGCTTATGAATG GTATAAATCTCTAGACGTGAAGAATATATTGATGGAAACCGTTTCACACCATATTTTGCCCCATATGTTGCTATCACCTCTTTGGGTTGATTTGAGCAATCTACTGAAAGATTATCTCAGATTTATGGATGACCACTTCAGGGAATCTGCAGACCTTACATTTCTTGCCTATCGCCATAGAAATTACTCAAAG GTAATTGAGTTTGTTCAGTTTAAAGAACAATTGCAACGGTCTAATCAGTATTTAGTCGCGAGGGTTGAATCACCAATTCTACAGCTAAAGCAGAGAGCTGATAGCATTGAAGAAGAAGAG GGTGTTCTTGAAAGCTTGAATTGTGGAATTCATTTTGTTGAGCTTTCTAATGAGATCACATCCAAAACTTTGACCTTCAATGAAGATTTTCAGTCACGGCCTTGGTGGACACCAGTTCCAGGGAAAAATTATCTTTTAG GTCCATTTGAAGGAATCTCATATTGTCCTAAAGAAAACTTG AcaaaagaaagggaagaaaatGTACGGAGGGTTATTGAAAGGAAATCTCTTCTCCCTCGGATGATCTATTTGTCTATtcaaagtgcttcagtatcactTAAGGAGAATGCTGAAGTCAATGGCTCTATGTCTGAGCCCAAAATCTCATCAGAGTTGAAGTTTTTGCTTGAGCGTTATGCAAAGATGTTGGGATCGTCTTTAACTGATGCAATAGAAGTGGTTATGGGAGTTTCTACTGGCCTTAAGTCATCTGAG GCTTTTGGATCAGACACAGTTGACTGGCTTAACTTTGCTGTTTTTTTGAATGCGTGGAACTTGAATTCCCATGAGCTCTCACAGCCGGGTGGAGATCAGTGTGGGCATACATGGCACAATGTGGATACTTTGTTGGATAAGCATATTTCAGAGAAAGCCAGATCCATGGAGTCTCTTATTTGCTTCCCAGGGGGTGATCTTCCGACTTTAGTGCAATTGGTTACGGAGCCATTAGCTTGGCATGGTCTTGTACTCCAATCCTGTGTACGATCATCTCTTCCAtccggaaagaagaagaagaaaggtggACCTGCAGAGCACTCCACCTCTCAACTATCTAGTACAATCCGAGATTCAATCGATTCTTCTTGTTCTATAGTTGAAGAAGTTGCAAAGTGGATAAGAGACCAGATTAAAAGACCAGAGGATGAGGTTGTGGAAATTATACTGTCCTCTCTTAGGAAAAAGGGACAGGGTGAAGGGCCTGGGCTGGTTTTCCGAATTCTGGAAAGCTTTATGTCATCCATAGATGAGGTTGAACTTGGTAGCCGGATCTCCCAAGCAGTAAAGTCGTGGAGCCATGTGGATGTTGCAAGGAAGATAGTGACTGGTAGTTCTACAGTATTGTCTGAATTTCTTCGTATTTGCGAGTCAAAAATCAAGTCATTGCAGGCATTGAAACGCCAGATGGCTCAAGTCTGA
- the LOC110657675 gene encoding N-terminal acetyltransferase B complex auxiliary subunit NAA25 isoform X2, with protein sequence MLLPIVCMNLKQAKYGDALEILSGKLGSLLMIEVDKLRIQGRLLAQSGDFAAGANTYQKILELCPDDWECFLHYLGCLLEDDSSWSNGVNGDPVHPPKFVECTVSHLTDEVLNSRLSNASAFLLKFQVDANNCFLRGPYLAILEIERRRHLYGKSNYDDIMKALIQYFFKFGHLACFTSDVEMFLQVLTPDNKMEFLEKVMKGTNSLPTIPTKVLGLSITAFKIQQLIGNIDKVPVVEHEALAGQMVEMYWKSLPLSKGLDPQESMHGEELLSMTCSVLVQLYWRTRHLGYFLEAIMVLEFGLTIRRYVWQYKILLLHLYSHLGALSLAYEWYKSLDVKNILMETVSHHILPHMLLSPLWVDLSNLLKDYLRFMDDHFRESADLTFLAYRHRNYSKVIEFVQFKEQLQRSNQYLVARVESPILQLKQRADSIEEEEGVLESLNCGIHFVELSNEITSKTLTFNEDFQSRPWWTPVPGKNYLLGPFEGISYCPKENLTKEREENVRRVIERKSLLPRMIYLSIQSASVSLKENAEVNGSMSEPKISSELKFLLERYAKMLGSSLTDAIEVVMGVSTGLKSSEAFGSDTVDWLNFAVFLNAWNLNSHELSQPGGDQCGHTWHNVDTLLDKHISEKARSMESLICFPGGDLPTLVQLVTEPLAWHGLVLQSCVRSSLPSGKKKKKGGPAEHSTSQLSSTIRDSIDSSCSIVEEVAKWIRDQIKRPEDEVVEIILSSLRKKGQGEGPGLVFRILESFMSSIDEVELGSRISQAVKSWSHVDVARKIVTGSSTVLSEFLRICESKIKSLQALKRQMAQV encoded by the exons ATGTTGCTTCCCATAGTTTGCATGAACCTGAAG CAAGCAAAGTATGGTGATGCATTGGAAATTCTATCTGGGAAATTAGGATCACTTCTAATGATTGAAGTTGATAAGTTACGCATACAG GGGAGGCTGCTTGCTCAGTCAGGTGACTTTGctgcaggagccaacacatatcaGAAGATTTTAGAATTATG CCCTGATGATTGGGAGTGTTTCCTACATTATCTAGGCTGCTTGCTGGAGGATGACAGCAGCTGGAGTAATGGAGTGAATGGTGATCCAGTTCACCCCCCTAAATTTGTGGAATGCACAGTCTCTCACTTGACAGATGAAGTG TTGAATTCTCGTTTATCAAATGCATCAGCGTTTTTGCTAAAGTTCCAGGTGGATGCCAATAATTGTTTTCTAAGAGGTCCATATTtggcaattcttgaaattgaaaggCGGCGACACTTATATGGAAAGAGCAACTATGATGATATAATGAAAGCTCTAATACAATATTTTTTCAA GTTTGGTCACTTGGCCTGCTTCACTTCTGATGTTGAAATGTTTCTTCAAGTCCTAACTCCTGATAACAAGATGGAGTTTCTAGAGAAAGTAATGAAAGGCACCAACTCCCTTCCAACAATTCCAACTAAAGTTCTTGGGCTGTCAATAACTGCATTCAAAATTCAGCAGTTGATTGGAAACATAGACAAGGTCCCTGTTGTTG AACACGAGGCCTTAGCTGGACAAATGGTGGAGATGTATTGGAAAAGTCTTCCACTATCAAAGGGACTGGATCCACAAGAAAGTATGCATGGAGAAGAGCTGCTATCTATGACGTGCAGTGTGCTGGTTCAG TTGTACTGGAGGACAAGACATCTGGGCTACTTCCTGGAGGCGATTATGGTTTTGGAGTTTGGGTTGACTATCCGACG ATATGTATGGCAGTACAAGATCTTATTGCTGCACTTGTATTCACACTTGGGTGCCCTTTCATTAGCTTATGAATG GTATAAATCTCTAGACGTGAAGAATATATTGATGGAAACCGTTTCACACCATATTTTGCCCCATATGTTGCTATCACCTCTTTGGGTTGATTTGAGCAATCTACTGAAAGATTATCTCAGATTTATGGATGACCACTTCAGGGAATCTGCAGACCTTACATTTCTTGCCTATCGCCATAGAAATTACTCAAAG GTAATTGAGTTTGTTCAGTTTAAAGAACAATTGCAACGGTCTAATCAGTATTTAGTCGCGAGGGTTGAATCACCAATTCTACAGCTAAAGCAGAGAGCTGATAGCATTGAAGAAGAAGAG GGTGTTCTTGAAAGCTTGAATTGTGGAATTCATTTTGTTGAGCTTTCTAATGAGATCACATCCAAAACTTTGACCTTCAATGAAGATTTTCAGTCACGGCCTTGGTGGACACCAGTTCCAGGGAAAAATTATCTTTTAG GTCCATTTGAAGGAATCTCATATTGTCCTAAAGAAAACTTG AcaaaagaaagggaagaaaatGTACGGAGGGTTATTGAAAGGAAATCTCTTCTCCCTCGGATGATCTATTTGTCTATtcaaagtgcttcagtatcactTAAGGAGAATGCTGAAGTCAATGGCTCTATGTCTGAGCCCAAAATCTCATCAGAGTTGAAGTTTTTGCTTGAGCGTTATGCAAAGATGTTGGGATCGTCTTTAACTGATGCAATAGAAGTGGTTATGGGAGTTTCTACTGGCCTTAAGTCATCTGAG GCTTTTGGATCAGACACAGTTGACTGGCTTAACTTTGCTGTTTTTTTGAATGCGTGGAACTTGAATTCCCATGAGCTCTCACAGCCGGGTGGAGATCAGTGTGGGCATACATGGCACAATGTGGATACTTTGTTGGATAAGCATATTTCAGAGAAAGCCAGATCCATGGAGTCTCTTATTTGCTTCCCAGGGGGTGATCTTCCGACTTTAGTGCAATTGGTTACGGAGCCATTAGCTTGGCATGGTCTTGTACTCCAATCCTGTGTACGATCATCTCTTCCAtccggaaagaagaagaagaaaggtggACCTGCAGAGCACTCCACCTCTCAACTATCTAGTACAATCCGAGATTCAATCGATTCTTCTTGTTCTATAGTTGAAGAAGTTGCAAAGTGGATAAGAGACCAGATTAAAAGACCAGAGGATGAGGTTGTGGAAATTATACTGTCCTCTCTTAGGAAAAAGGGACAGGGTGAAGGGCCTGGGCTGGTTTTCCGAATTCTGGAAAGCTTTATGTCATCCATAGATGAGGTTGAACTTGGTAGCCGGATCTCCCAAGCAGTAAAGTCGTGGAGCCATGTGGATGTTGCAAGGAAGATAGTGACTGGTAGTTCTACAGTATTGTCTGAATTTCTTCGTATTTGCGAGTCAAAAATCAAGTCATTGCAGGCATTGAAACGCCAGATGGCTCAAGTCTGA